In the genome of Streptomyces globosus, one region contains:
- a CDS encoding TIM-barrel domain-containing protein, translated as MTVISVRTTPRGRRRSLRAALLAGLLAAAGLAGAGPVAGQAAAAAAAPAPATAGNATGITRSGNTFTVTSSSGAKARVVVARADIFRLWLSPDGRFADDPAGSDLARTTDFGPVQAAVADAGGHYRITTPALNIRVNKSPLKFSVYRADNRTLVWEESRPTSWTANRTTQYLSRGTDEQFYGTGLRLGEWALRGRTVPVAVDNRWRENDNASPAPFYMSTNGYGAMRNTWAPGSYGFHAPAALAHDEKRFDAWYFTGDSLKAVLGGYTDVSGKPFLAPIWGLELGNADCFNASHPDYQGDHDRPRHQTTPDVGGYAADARAADMPSGWFLPNDGYGCGYTEPLKATVDALAAKGFRTGLWTSTGLPRIAEEVAAGSRAVKTDVAWIGGGYKSAFAGVQQAVDGIERNSDARRFVWTVDGWAGTQRNAVVWTGDTHGTWDDMRWHVPAIAGAGLSALNYAAGDIDGIFGGSPQTYVRDLQWKSFTPAFMTMSGWGATHPEPGYRDKQPWRFEEPYRSINRRYLQLKMRLMPYHYTMSRTAHETGVPATRAMVLEYPDDPVARGNLTSGQFMAGDSFLVAPVVSDTAVRDGIYLPAGTWTDYWTGKTYAGPGRLNDHRAPLDTLPLFVRGGAIVPMWPQMNHTGEKPLSVLTYDIHPRGSSSFSLYEDDGLTRAHESGAYARQRVDVSAPASGAGTVTVSVGAPTGSYTGKPASRGYEFTLHVPSPPARVDLDGAQLACHASKAAYDAAATGWFHDPADRGGILWVKAGPKPGAFTVTASGTSVPDAEPVPAASAPIPQADWRLLSADSQETAAEDGAAANAFDGNPATMWHTAWSGSAPAALPHEIAIDLGARHTVDGLGCLPRQDGGPNGRIGRYELHVSDDPANWGPPVATGTFPDTSAAHSAAVPATTGRYVRLKALTEAGGRGPWTSAAELTLTGRPAPPAGR; from the coding sequence ATGACAGTGATCAGCGTCCGCACCACTCCGCGCGGGCGACGGCGCAGCCTCCGGGCCGCGCTGCTCGCCGGACTCCTCGCCGCAGCGGGCCTCGCCGGCGCCGGACCGGTCGCCGGCCAGGCCGCCGCGGCAGCCGCCGCCCCTGCCCCCGCCACGGCCGGCAACGCCACCGGCATCACCCGCTCCGGCAACACCTTCACCGTGACCTCCTCCAGCGGAGCGAAGGCCCGCGTGGTCGTGGCCCGCGCCGACATCTTCCGCCTCTGGCTCTCGCCCGACGGCCGCTTCGCCGACGACCCGGCCGGCTCGGACCTGGCCCGGACCACCGACTTCGGCCCCGTCCAGGCCGCCGTCGCCGACGCGGGCGGCCACTACCGCATCACCACGCCCGCCCTGAACATCCGCGTCAACAAGTCGCCGCTGAAGTTCTCCGTCTACCGGGCCGACAACCGCACCCTCGTCTGGGAGGAGAGCCGGCCCACCTCCTGGACCGCCAACCGCACCACCCAGTACCTCTCCCGCGGCACCGACGAGCAGTTCTACGGCACCGGCCTCCGCCTCGGCGAGTGGGCCCTGCGCGGCAGGACCGTCCCGGTGGCCGTCGACAACCGGTGGCGGGAGAACGACAACGCGAGCCCGGCCCCGTTCTACATGTCCACCAACGGCTACGGCGCCATGCGCAACACCTGGGCCCCCGGCTCGTACGGCTTCCACGCGCCCGCGGCCCTCGCGCACGACGAGAAGCGGTTCGACGCCTGGTACTTCACCGGGGACTCCCTCAAGGCGGTCCTCGGCGGCTACACGGACGTCAGCGGCAAACCGTTCCTCGCCCCGATCTGGGGCCTGGAACTCGGCAACGCCGACTGCTTCAACGCCTCCCACCCCGACTACCAGGGCGACCACGACCGCCCGCGCCACCAGACCACCCCGGACGTGGGCGGCTACGCCGCAGACGCCCGCGCCGCCGACATGCCCTCCGGCTGGTTCCTCCCCAACGACGGCTACGGCTGCGGCTACACCGAGCCCCTGAAGGCGACGGTCGACGCGCTCGCCGCGAAGGGCTTCCGCACCGGCCTGTGGACGTCGACGGGGCTGCCCCGCATCGCCGAGGAGGTCGCCGCCGGCTCCCGCGCGGTCAAGACGGACGTCGCCTGGATCGGCGGCGGCTACAAGAGCGCGTTCGCGGGCGTCCAGCAGGCCGTCGACGGCATCGAGCGGAACTCCGACGCCCGCCGCTTCGTCTGGACGGTCGACGGCTGGGCCGGCACCCAGCGCAACGCCGTCGTCTGGACCGGTGACACCCACGGCACCTGGGACGACATGCGCTGGCACGTCCCCGCCATCGCAGGCGCAGGCCTGTCGGCCCTCAACTACGCCGCCGGCGACATCGACGGCATCTTCGGCGGCAGCCCGCAGACGTACGTGCGCGACCTGCAGTGGAAGTCCTTCACCCCCGCGTTCATGACCATGTCGGGCTGGGGCGCCACCCACCCGGAGCCCGGCTACCGGGACAAGCAGCCCTGGCGGTTCGAGGAGCCGTACAGGTCGATCAACCGCCGCTACCTGCAGCTGAAGATGCGGCTGATGCCGTACCACTACACGATGAGCCGCACCGCCCACGAGACCGGCGTCCCCGCCACCCGCGCGATGGTCCTGGAGTACCCCGACGACCCCGTCGCCCGCGGCAACCTCACCAGCGGCCAGTTCATGGCGGGCGACTCCTTCCTCGTCGCGCCCGTCGTCTCCGACACCGCCGTCCGCGACGGGATCTACCTGCCCGCCGGGACGTGGACGGACTACTGGACGGGGAAGACGTACGCCGGCCCCGGCCGGCTGAACGACCACCGGGCGCCGCTCGACACCCTCCCGCTGTTCGTCAGGGGCGGCGCGATCGTGCCGATGTGGCCGCAGATGAACCACACGGGCGAGAAGCCCCTCTCCGTCCTCACCTACGACATCCACCCGCGCGGGTCCTCGTCGTTCAGCCTGTACGAGGACGACGGCCTGACCCGCGCCCACGAGTCCGGCGCCTACGCCCGCCAGCGCGTCGACGTCTCCGCCCCGGCCTCCGGCGCCGGGACGGTCACCGTCTCCGTCGGCGCCCCGACCGGCAGCTACACGGGCAAACCGGCCTCCCGGGGGTACGAGTTCACCCTCCACGTGCCCTCCCCGCCCGCCCGGGTCGACCTCGACGGCGCGCAGCTCGCCTGCCACGCCTCCAAGGCCGCCTACGACGCCGCCGCGACGGGCTGGTTCCACGACCCCGCCGACCGCGGCGGCATCCTGTGGGTGAAGGCGGGCCCGAAGCCGGGCGCTTTCACCGTCACCGCGAGCGGCACGTCCGTCCCGGACGCCGAACCGGTCCCCGCTGCCTCCGCGCCGATCCCACAGGCCGACTGGCGCCTGCTGTCCGCGGACAGCCAGGAGACCGCCGCCGAGGACGGCGCCGCCGCCAACGCCTTCGACGGTAACCCGGCCACGATGTGGCACACCGCTTGGTCCGGCTCCGCTCCCGCCGCGCTCCCGCACGAGATCGCCATCGACCTCGGCGCCCGCCACACCGTGGACGGCCTGGGCTGCCTCCCCCGCCAGGACGGCGGACCCAACGGCCGCATCGGCCGCTACGAACTCCACGTCTCCGACGACCCCGCCAACTGGGGCCCGCCGGTCGCGACCGGCACGTTCCCCGACACCTCCGCAGCCCACTCCGCGGCCGTCCCCGCCACGACGGGGCGCTACGTACGGCTGAAGGCCCTCACCGAAGCCGGCGGCCGCGGACCGTGGACGAGCGCCGCCGAACTCACCCTCACCGGCCGCCCCGCCCCGCCCGCCGGCCGCTGA
- a CDS encoding DUF6817 domain-containing protein, whose amino-acid sequence MWRIDLGLGGEQDPSWGDSRAATLPLYPRCRGGCRPVGDGSRRWVIRGKSGRWRCCAGSARSGSRIPGGDAAGAPGAVRDLLGAWGARPELRLAGLCHAVYGTDGFPAALLPLGRRAEVAEAVGAEAERLAYVYASCDRGVSYPGLGAQGVFRDRFTGEERRPGGRGVRDFAELTAANELDLARTDPVFREARGGEPAALFRRGEGLLSEPARRECRAGLGG is encoded by the coding sequence ATGTGGAGGATTGACTTGGGTCTGGGGGGCGAGCAAGATCCTTCGTGGGGGGACTCAAGGGCGGCAACCCTGCCTCTGTATCCGCGATGCAGAGGCGGGTGCCGACCCGTGGGGGACGGGAGTCGGAGATGGGTGATCCGCGGGAAGAGCGGGCGGTGGCGCTGTTGCGCGGGCTCGGCGCGGAGCGGGTCACGCATCCCGGGGGGGGACGCTGCCGGCGCACCTGGGGCGGTCCGCGATCTGCTCGGCGCGTGGGGTGCGCGGCCCGAGCTGCGGCTCGCGGGCCTGTGCCATGCGGTGTACGGGACGGACGGCTTCCCGGCGGCGCTGCTGCCGCTCGGGCGGCGGGCCGAGGTGGCCGAGGCCGTCGGCGCGGAGGCGGAGCGCCTTGCGTACGTGTACGCGAGCTGCGACCGGGGCGTGTCGTATCCGGGGCTGGGCGCGCAGGGTGTCTTCCGGGACCGGTTCACCGGGGAGGAACGCCGGCCCGGAGGGCGGGGGGTGCGGGATTTCGCCGAGCTGACCGCGGCGAACGAGCTGGATCTGGCGCGGACCGACCCGGTGTTCCGGGAGGCGCGGGGTGGGGAGCCGGCTGCGCTGTTCCGGCGGGGGGAGGGGTTGTTGAGCGAGCCGGCCCGGCGGGAGTGCCGGGCCGGGCTCGGCGGTTGA
- a CDS encoding LysR family transcriptional regulator translates to MTLDDLRVFVAVCRAGSLSAVARDLDRTQSAVSQHVRRLERETGTSLLERHARGVAPTEAGRILLAAAAHGIAGLDGALRRLEDLVRGDAGSVRITTGATTVRHFMSEAVVGFRRRHPHISLEFRTANSSRSCFDALAADDLDLAWITIGEPVRGVELRPVMELPWVLAVCADDPLAARPHLTPADLAGIRHIRLPDNSTSRAHLDTALAQAAITIRSDTSVADWDTALLLAELGLGHAVVPALPGWQVPGTDGPLRLVPIPDLPPLPVGWAVRRWSALSPPARLFADDVARTCRARAARGQ, encoded by the coding sequence ATGACCCTCGACGACCTCCGCGTCTTCGTCGCCGTGTGCCGGGCCGGCAGCCTCAGCGCCGTCGCCCGCGACCTCGACCGCACCCAGTCCGCCGTCAGCCAGCACGTCCGCCGCCTGGAACGGGAGACCGGCACCAGCCTGCTGGAACGCCACGCCCGCGGAGTCGCCCCCACCGAGGCCGGCCGCATCCTCCTGGCGGCCGCCGCCCACGGCATCGCCGGCCTCGACGGCGCCCTGCGCCGCCTGGAGGACCTCGTCCGCGGGGACGCCGGCTCGGTGCGCATCACCACCGGCGCCACGACCGTCCGGCACTTCATGTCGGAAGCCGTCGTCGGCTTCCGCCGCCGACACCCGCACATCAGCCTGGAGTTCCGGACCGCCAACTCCAGCCGCAGCTGCTTCGACGCGCTCGCCGCCGACGACCTCGACCTCGCCTGGATCACGATCGGCGAGCCGGTCCGGGGCGTCGAGCTGCGGCCGGTCATGGAGCTGCCGTGGGTGCTCGCCGTCTGCGCCGACGACCCCCTCGCCGCCCGCCCGCACCTCACCCCCGCCGACCTCGCGGGCATCCGCCACATCCGGCTCCCGGATAACTCGACCTCCCGCGCCCACCTCGACACCGCGCTGGCACAGGCCGCCATCACGATCCGCTCGGACACCAGCGTCGCCGACTGGGACACGGCCCTGCTTCTCGCCGAACTCGGCCTCGGCCACGCCGTCGTCCCCGCCCTGCCCGGCTGGCAGGTCCCCGGAACGGACGGCCCGCTGCGCCTGGTCCCCATCCCCGACCTGCCGCCCCTGCCGGTCGGCTGGGCAGTCCGCCGCTGGTCCGCCCTCTCCCCGCCGGCCCGCCTCTTCGCCGACGACGTGGCCCGCACGTGCCGCGCGAGGGCCGCGCGCGGGCAGTAG
- a CDS encoding DUF6158 family protein: MAAHDGGPSARDLEEGRLLKELEAIHRTRHETLLHGSDDALGTHTQRMNELEHEYVRRHPQRAQTASRTRSGARARKAGDEATPGDT, translated from the coding sequence ATGGCGGCACACGACGGCGGCCCGTCGGCGCGAGACCTGGAGGAGGGCAGGCTCCTGAAGGAACTGGAGGCGATCCACCGCACCCGCCACGAAACCCTGCTGCACGGATCGGACGATGCGCTGGGCACCCACACGCAGCGCATGAACGAACTGGAACACGAATACGTACGCCGCCACCCGCAACGCGCCCAAACGGCCTCCCGCACCCGCTCGGGCGCCCGCGCCCGCAAGGCAGGCGACGAGGCGACGCCGGGGGACACGTAG
- a CDS encoding helix-turn-helix domain-containing protein: MDEPAEIGRRVARLRAERGLTQRALAEPSYTPAYISTLESGKVRPSEAALRFLAGRLGTTYEELSTGRPPHLATELRLRLTDAQRTLATGDASEAAELYREVLGDAERLGLDPERAEALLGLGECALEAGDLAAATAHFEAAEQFLADEPPPRKARAVRGRAVAHLLAGELRYACYLLETAIDELTAGGLADPEALVLLYTAVISPYTDMGAHARAVHAAETALALAPQVRDPALVAGMHRQVARTFLASGRVAEADASLAKAQSVYRQLQLRTDLAHCHWMRGYVHAQNGDLASAEAELRTARDMLAARRAALYTAQVEVELADVLRRLGRGPEAADLLSGLLDLGDSHGAVHAAGAHRLLGLMAEERGDTEAAERHYVQALALLERSGAGGDLADLCRLLGDLFRRTGRTEAALDAYRTGLGHRAAPGTTTLGPAPAGVPGLAPRVVGGGGSGPGLRVGGSPS, encoded by the coding sequence ATGGACGAACCGGCCGAGATCGGCCGACGGGTGGCCCGGCTGCGCGCCGAACGCGGTCTCACACAGCGGGCGTTGGCCGAGCCTTCGTACACCCCGGCGTACATCTCGACGCTGGAGTCGGGGAAGGTGCGGCCCTCCGAGGCCGCGCTGCGGTTCCTCGCCGGGCGGCTCGGGACGACGTACGAGGAGCTGTCCACGGGGCGCCCCCCGCACCTGGCGACCGAGCTGCGGCTCCGCCTCACCGACGCGCAGCGCACCCTGGCCACGGGCGACGCGTCCGAAGCGGCCGAACTGTACCGGGAGGTGCTGGGCGACGCCGAACGGCTCGGCCTGGACCCGGAGCGGGCGGAGGCGCTCCTCGGGCTCGGCGAATGCGCGTTGGAGGCCGGGGACCTGGCCGCGGCGACGGCGCACTTCGAGGCGGCGGAGCAGTTCCTCGCCGACGAGCCGCCGCCGCGGAAGGCGCGGGCGGTCCGCGGGCGGGCCGTCGCCCACCTGCTCGCCGGGGAGCTGCGCTACGCGTGCTACCTGCTGGAGACGGCGATCGACGAACTCACCGCGGGCGGACTCGCCGACCCGGAGGCGCTCGTGCTGCTCTACACCGCGGTCATCAGCCCGTACACCGACATGGGCGCGCACGCGCGCGCCGTGCACGCCGCCGAGACGGCCCTGGCGCTCGCCCCGCAGGTCCGCGACCCGGCGCTGGTCGCGGGCATGCACCGGCAGGTGGCGCGGACCTTCCTGGCGTCCGGCCGGGTCGCCGAAGCGGACGCCTCACTGGCGAAGGCGCAGTCGGTGTACCGGCAGTTGCAGCTGCGGACCGACCTCGCGCACTGCCACTGGATGCGCGGGTACGTGCATGCGCAGAACGGGGACCTGGCCTCCGCGGAGGCGGAGCTGCGCACGGCGCGGGACATGCTGGCGGCCCGCCGGGCCGCGCTGTACACGGCGCAGGTGGAGGTGGAACTCGCGGACGTCCTGCGCCGGCTCGGCCGAGGACCGGAGGCGGCTGACCTGCTGTCGGGGCTGCTGGACCTGGGCGACAGCCACGGCGCCGTGCATGCGGCCGGGGCACACCGGCTCCTCGGCCTGATGGCCGAGGAGCGCGGCGACACCGAAGCCGCCGAACGGCACTACGTCCAGGCCCTCGCCCTGCTGGAGCGGAGCGGCGCCGGTGGCGACCTCGCCGACCTGTGCCGCCTCCTGGGCGACCTCTTCCGCCGCACGGGCCGCACGGAAGCCGCCCTGGACGCCTACCGCACGGGCCTCGGCCACCGCGCGGCCCCGGGCACGACCACGCTGGGCCCGGCACCGGCGGGGGTGCCGGGGCTGGCGCCGAGGGTGGTGGGCGGCGGCGGGTCTGGGCCGGGACTGCGGGTGGGCGGGTCACCGTCGTAA
- a CDS encoding M64 family metallopeptidase, with protein MNRAARRALRAAAAAAGATALLLAAGPVGATAVPRLADGAPRVEVPGPEDGTVAGSGHVRVTSPGRAASGARLSDAARAADGKVTKAVDNGPSADRLDVVVVGDGYTAAELDRFHSDTLAKWAEITAVEPYATYRNLFNVWTVDAVSHDSGVTGDPDRDTVRDTALGSYFWCEDIERLLCIDEEKVDSYVEKAPDADLVIVLANSAKYGGAGYNERSATLGYEGISTASAGNAKSGQVAIHETGHSLGKLADEYFYPDTPGYEKYEGPEPADSNTSTLTADRMAAARTKWHRWLGEPSPDGGTVGAYEGGGYYTTGLFRPTDNSLMRVLGKPFNLPGTEAMIAGFYQHAKPVSALTPTGRVLRLPQRAKVSVPRLTGADGRQLDVRWHLDGRELKRFAGRTNVAVAELWLTDLRTHRLSVTVEDRTPAVRDPETAAFLRTTLTWKVRL; from the coding sequence ATGAACAGAGCCGCCCGCAGGGCGCTGCGCGCCGCGGCCGCCGCAGCCGGCGCCACCGCACTGCTGTTGGCCGCCGGGCCCGTCGGCGCGACGGCCGTGCCCCGCCTCGCCGACGGCGCCCCCCGCGTGGAGGTCCCCGGCCCGGAGGACGGGACGGTCGCCGGCTCGGGCCACGTCCGCGTGACCTCGCCGGGCCGGGCCGCGAGCGGGGCCCGCCTCTCGGACGCGGCCCGGGCCGCCGACGGCAAGGTCACGAAGGCCGTCGACAACGGCCCCTCCGCCGACCGCCTGGACGTCGTCGTCGTCGGAGACGGCTACACCGCCGCCGAACTCGACCGCTTCCACAGCGACACGCTGGCCAAGTGGGCCGAGATCACGGCTGTCGAGCCGTACGCCACCTACCGCAACCTCTTCAACGTGTGGACCGTCGACGCGGTCTCCCACGACTCCGGCGTCACCGGCGACCCGGACCGGGACACCGTCCGCGACACCGCGCTCGGCTCCTACTTCTGGTGCGAGGACATCGAGCGCCTGCTCTGCATCGACGAGGAGAAGGTGGACTCGTACGTCGAGAAGGCACCCGACGCCGATCTCGTCATCGTCCTCGCCAACAGCGCCAAGTACGGCGGCGCCGGCTACAACGAACGCAGCGCCACCCTCGGCTACGAGGGCATCTCCACGGCCTCGGCCGGCAACGCCAAGTCCGGCCAGGTGGCCATCCACGAGACCGGCCACTCCCTCGGCAAGCTCGCCGACGAGTACTTCTACCCGGACACGCCCGGCTACGAGAAGTACGAGGGCCCCGAGCCCGCCGACTCCAACACCTCCACCCTGACCGCCGACCGGATGGCCGCCGCCCGCACCAAGTGGCACCGCTGGCTGGGCGAGCCGTCCCCCGACGGCGGCACCGTCGGCGCGTACGAGGGCGGCGGCTACTACACGACCGGCCTGTTCCGGCCCACCGACAACTCGCTGATGCGGGTCCTCGGCAAGCCGTTCAACCTCCCCGGCACAGAGGCGATGATCGCCGGCTTCTACCAGCACGCGAAGCCCGTCAGCGCCCTCACCCCCACCGGCCGGGTGCTGCGGCTGCCGCAGCGGGCCAAGGTGTCCGTCCCCCGCCTGACGGGGGCGGACGGGCGGCAGCTCGACGTCCGCTGGCACCTCGACGGCCGCGAGCTCAAGCGGTTCGCCGGGCGCACGAACGTGGCAGTCGCCGAACTGTGGCTCACGGACCTGCGCACGCACCGGCTGTCGGTCACCGTCGAGGACCGCACCCCGGCGGTCCGGGACCCGGAGACGGCGGCGTTCCTGCGCACGACCCTGACGTGGAAGGTCCGCCTCTAG
- a CDS encoding serine hydrolase domain-containing protein: MGGLRELLEPYVERGELPGAVGLVSRDGRLEVEAVGSADVEGSAPMVRDSLFRIASLTKPVTAAAVLMLVEDGRLALDDLVAPWLPELASPVVVRTPAGPVGEVAPADREITVFDLMTSRAGIGFSPAGTDLPAVRPLVTELGQGPPQPQQVPAPDAWMAALSRIPLLHQPGEAWLYNTAYDILGVLVARVSGTPLPAFLEERVFEPLGMADTAFSVPASDLGRFTSLYRQGAGGLERVDAPNGQWSAEPAFPSGAGGLVSTADDWHAFARMLLAGGALDGGRGRLLQPESVQRMTTDWLTPDQRADAEPFLEGQGWGFGGSVDVRPRDPWNVPGRYGWVGGTGTAAHVTPSRGSAAILLTQVRLTGPAAPEVMRAFWRYAAEAAAG, encoded by the coding sequence ATGGGCGGTCTGCGCGAGCTGCTGGAGCCGTACGTCGAGCGCGGGGAGCTGCCGGGGGCGGTGGGCCTGGTGTCCCGGGACGGGCGGCTGGAGGTCGAGGCGGTCGGCTCCGCCGATGTCGAGGGCAGCGCGCCGATGGTCCGCGACTCCCTGTTCCGGATCGCCTCCCTGACCAAGCCCGTCACGGCGGCCGCCGTGCTGATGCTCGTCGAGGACGGCCGGCTGGCCCTGGACGACCTGGTCGCGCCGTGGCTGCCTGAGCTGGCCTCACCCGTCGTGGTGCGCACACCCGCCGGCCCGGTCGGCGAGGTCGCCCCCGCCGACCGGGAGATCACCGTCTTCGACCTGATGACGTCCCGCGCCGGCATCGGCTTCTCCCCCGCCGGGACCGACCTGCCCGCGGTCCGGCCGCTCGTCACCGAGCTGGGGCAGGGGCCGCCGCAGCCGCAGCAGGTGCCCGCACCGGACGCCTGGATGGCGGCGCTGTCCCGGATCCCGCTGCTGCACCAGCCGGGCGAGGCCTGGCTGTACAACACCGCGTACGACATCCTGGGCGTCCTCGTGGCGCGGGTCTCGGGAACTCCGCTGCCCGCGTTCCTCGAGGAACGCGTCTTCGAGCCCCTCGGCATGGCCGACACCGCGTTCTCGGTGCCCGCCTCCGATCTGGGCCGCTTCACCTCCCTCTACCGGCAGGGCGCGGGCGGGCTGGAACGCGTCGACGCCCCGAACGGGCAGTGGAGCGCGGAACCGGCGTTCCCGTCCGGGGCGGGAGGGCTCGTGTCGACGGCGGACGACTGGCACGCCTTCGCCCGCATGCTGCTCGCCGGCGGCGCCCTCGACGGCGGGCGGGGCCGGCTGCTGCAGCCGGAGTCGGTGCAGCGGATGACGACGGACTGGCTGACGCCGGACCAGCGGGCGGACGCCGAACCGTTCCTGGAGGGGCAGGGGTGGGGGTTCGGCGGCTCGGTGGACGTCCGGCCCCGCGACCCGTGGAACGTCCCCGGCCGCTACGGCTGGGTCGGCGGAACCGGGACGGCCGCCCATGTGACGCCCTCCCGGGGCTCCGCGGCGATCCTCCTCACCCAGGTCCGCCTCACCGGCCCCGCCGCCCCGGAGGTGATGCGGGCGTTCTGGAGGTACGCGGCGGAGGCGGCTGCGGGCTAG
- a CDS encoding GNAT family N-acetyltransferase produces the protein MTEIRTPRLLLRRWGDDDVVPLSEINADPAVMRWTGDGAPLDPDATAGEVERWEEEWDDEGFGQFAVELLGSGELIGAVGLSVVADDLPGLPSDVEIRWRLGRQFWGQGYASEAAQAALEFALQDRGVDRVVAVVRVGDHTSANIAEKLGMAAEREITHPEQGHALQVYAIDLTEYAA, from the coding sequence ATGACCGAGATCCGCACCCCCCGCCTCCTCCTGCGCCGCTGGGGCGACGACGACGTCGTCCCCCTGTCGGAAATCAACGCCGATCCGGCGGTGATGCGCTGGACCGGCGACGGCGCACCCCTCGACCCGGACGCCACCGCAGGGGAGGTCGAGCGGTGGGAGGAGGAGTGGGACGACGAGGGCTTTGGGCAGTTCGCGGTGGAACTGCTCGGCTCCGGCGAGCTGATCGGCGCGGTCGGCCTCTCGGTGGTGGCCGACGACCTGCCGGGCCTCCCCTCCGACGTGGAGATCCGCTGGCGGCTGGGCCGCCAGTTCTGGGGCCAGGGCTACGCCTCCGAGGCGGCGCAGGCCGCGCTCGAGTTCGCCCTCCAGGACCGGGGCGTCGACCGGGTCGTCGCCGTCGTGCGAGTCGGCGACCACACCTCGGCGAACATCGCCGAGAAGCTCGGCATGGCCGCGGAGCGGGAGATCACCCACCCCGAGCAGGGCCACGCCCTCCAGGTGTATGCCATCGACCTGACCGAGTACGCGGCCTGA
- a CDS encoding HNH endonuclease family protein, giving the protein MGRQIPLRRVRVAASALVVAVAGCAGSPVGHGAGGGSGVPVPGGGGALPSPPASTAAPSAPPAGGAEPARGDVLPGLADAATARAQLAALTVAPPGTMAGYSRSRFTHWAEQGDRCDTRETVLQRDGQDVVRDAECRAVTGKWRSLYDGAVVTEASRMDIDHVVPLAEGWRSGASAWDAARRKAFANDLRRPQLLAVSAASNRSKGDQAPDRWQPPDRSSWCQYARAWTTVKAAYGLTATEDEKRMLGTMLDTCS; this is encoded by the coding sequence ATGGGGCGTCAGATACCGCTGCGCCGTGTGCGGGTGGCGGCCTCGGCGCTGGTCGTGGCGGTGGCGGGGTGCGCCGGGAGTCCGGTCGGCCACGGGGCCGGAGGCGGAAGCGGAGTGCCGGTTCCGGGCGGGGGCGGCGCCCTGCCGTCCCCGCCGGCGTCGACCGCGGCGCCGTCCGCCCCGCCCGCGGGCGGCGCCGAGCCGGCCCGCGGGGACGTCCTGCCGGGGCTGGCGGACGCCGCGACGGCCCGGGCTCAGCTCGCCGCCCTGACCGTCGCACCCCCGGGGACGATGGCCGGATACAGCCGGTCCAGGTTCACGCACTGGGCCGAGCAGGGCGACAGGTGCGACACCCGTGAAACGGTCCTCCAGCGCGACGGGCAGGACGTGGTCCGCGACGCCGAATGCCGGGCCGTCACCGGGAAGTGGCGCAGCCTCTACGACGGGGCCGTCGTCACCGAGGCGTCGCGGATGGACATCGACCACGTCGTGCCGCTCGCCGAGGGGTGGCGGTCGGGCGCATCCGCGTGGGACGCCGCCAGGCGGAAGGCGTTCGCCAACGACCTCCGCCGCCCCCAGCTGCTCGCCGTGTCGGCAGCCTCCAACCGGTCGAAGGGCGACCAGGCGCCGGACCGCTGGCAGCCGCCGGACCGGTCGAGCTGGTGCCAGTACGCGCGCGCCTGGACGACCGTGAAGGCCGCCTACGGGCTCACGGCCACGGAGGACGAGAAGCGGATGCTGGGGACGATGCTGGACACCTGCTCCTGA
- a CDS encoding DUF4132 domain-containing protein, which translates to MAWLAAGEGYEIALIDGKVAARSATGRAAGRQLKSLPKALREHPEVDRLRRLAEWLDRHEAACTAQVDAWMVSSLPVPTALLASVWQDEAWQGALRDTAVVGDDPDEVGFLRDATSSGELKVVNLDGETVRLSPRTVTLPHPVLLPDLDDVRDFAAELGIVQRVEQIHRATWHKPEGLEDKATEVRDYAGGVFPHRFGLAARATSLGYRVSGGYATCAVRDSGRGVEAAVWIGEPYYDAETATGALTWHDADGRTVRLAEVGPVAWSEGMRMAAALYAGRKIEEGKDA; encoded by the coding sequence ATGGCATGGCTGGCAGCGGGCGAGGGGTACGAAATCGCCCTGATCGACGGAAAGGTGGCGGCTCGGTCCGCCACCGGGCGGGCTGCGGGACGGCAGTTGAAGTCCCTGCCCAAGGCCCTGCGCGAGCACCCCGAGGTGGACCGGCTGCGCAGGCTCGCCGAATGGCTCGACCGGCACGAGGCGGCCTGCACCGCGCAGGTCGACGCGTGGATGGTGTCCTCGCTGCCCGTCCCGACCGCGCTCCTCGCGAGCGTCTGGCAGGACGAGGCCTGGCAGGGCGCGCTGCGCGACACGGCCGTCGTCGGCGACGACCCGGACGAGGTCGGCTTCCTCCGCGACGCGACCTCCTCCGGCGAGCTGAAGGTCGTCAACCTGGACGGCGAGACCGTACGGCTCTCGCCGCGCACCGTCACCCTGCCGCACCCGGTGCTGCTGCCCGACCTGGACGACGTACGAGACTTCGCGGCCGAACTCGGCATCGTGCAGCGCGTCGAGCAGATCCACCGGGCCACCTGGCACAAGCCGGAGGGGCTGGAGGACAAGGCCACCGAGGTCCGCGACTACGCGGGCGGCGTCTTCCCCCACCGCTTCGGCCTCGCGGCCCGCGCCACCTCGCTCGGCTACCGGGTCTCCGGCGGCTACGCCACCTGCGCGGTCCGCGACTCGGGGCGCGGCGTGGAGGCTGCCGTCTGGATCGGGGAGCCCTACTACGACGCCGAGACCGCGACGGGTGCACTGACCTGGCACGACGCGGACGGCCGGACGGTCCGCCTGGCCGAGGTCGGCCCGGTCGCCTGGTCCGAGGGGATGCGCATGGCCGCGGCGCTCTACGCCGGCCGCAAGATCGAAGAGGGCAAGGACGCGTGA